In Candidatus Omnitrophota bacterium, the genomic window TGCATTTACTTCCCAGATGGCGCGCCTTAATAACGATGATTCTGAAATAGAGGTTTATGCGGTAAATGGCGATAAAGAGATGCTCTTACCAAATAGTGCTGCGCATAATCTACTTGCTTACAATAGTAATTCAATTCTTGAGAATTCTTATGACCGTCCGCAAAATTGGGAAGTTTTTGCTACCGGCTTTGGTGTAATGGGTTTTCAGTCTGATCACGATAATGCTGTTGGTTACGAGAGCGGTGGTGGAGGGACTCAATTCGGGTTTTACCGCCGTGCCAATGATGAATTTATGTTAGGGTTTCTTGGCGGGTATATGTTTAATAATGTTAAGCTTAATCAGGAAACCGGTTCTCAGGATATTAATTCTGTGCGCATAGGCCCTTGCGGGAAATGGATGCGCAAGGATTTGTATGCCACGGGGGCTGTTACTTATGGTTATCATGGAGTTAAAGCTAATCGTAAAATAAATATTGGCATAATTAACCGGCAGGCAGACGCGGATTACAGTATGCATGATATTTCTCCATTAATTGAAACTGGGTATATTTTCAGGCCTAAGAAAAATCTGGAAATTGTTCCCAATATTTCTTTGCAATATGACTGGATGCATAGCCAGTCATATAATGAATCAGGCGCGGGGTCAGCGGATTTAAGCGTTGACGCGTTTAACTCTAATTCTCTTATTTCTGTGCTTGGAGTCCGGTTCAATGGCCGTATAGACTTAAAGAATAGCGTATTTCTTCCGGAATTCAATGTGGGTTGGCAGCATGAGTATTTAGGCCGTTTAGGCGATGTGAATGCTTCTTTTTCCAGTGAATCTTCAGGAGCTTTCACTACTCACGCAAATGTATTTGACCGCAATGCCGTAAGAGCAGGGGTGGCGGCAAATTTTATTTACGGAAAGAATCACAATGCTTTATCATTTCAGTATAATGCCGAAGTTTATGATTCTGCTTCCAACCACGTTTTTAGTGTCACCAGTAGGAATTATTTTTAAGTAAAAAAGGTAAGTTTTTTGAGAAAATATGGGCTTGTTTAGGAGCAAAAATGCAAGTAAGATTTAAGCGTTATCTATTTTTATTTGTGGGATTTCTTGTAATTTTTATTATTTTGTCCTCCAGGGTTTCTGCCGAGACTAAAGAGATTCCTCTTCTTGAGCCATTTACTAAAGAGGATCGCGTTCTTGTCCTTGCTCCTCATCCTGACGACGAAGATATAGGATGTGGAGGCGTAATTCAGCGTGCCCTTAAATCCGGTTCTCAGGTAAAAGTGGTATACCTGACCTGTGGAGACAATAATATATTCTCAATAATATTTTACAATAAATTCTTATTTCCGCTTAAGCTGCTTTTTTTGAAGAAAAAAGATTTTATTGACTTGGGCCATCAGCGTGTGCATGAGGCAATAGAGGCAATGAAAGTATTGGGGTTGAATGAGAAGGATCTTATATTTTTAGGTTATCCTGATCATGGGACCGATCAGATGTTTGTTTATAACTGGAAGCATGAAAAGCCATACAGAAGTTCTTTTAGCGGGCACGCAAATGTTCCTTACGAAGAGAGCATAGGTTATAAAAAAGAATATACCGCGGATAATGTCATAGAAGATGTGAAGAGAGTGGTCTCAAATTATAAACCGACTAAAATTTTTGTTTCATCTTCTTCTGATGTTAATGGCGACCATTGGGCATACTATTTATATTTAATGGCTTCTCTTGCGGATTTAAACAAGCAGGTTCCCGCTCCAAAAATATACCCATATCTTGTCCATGCCCCCGGCTGGCCACTTCCGCGGCATTACCACCCTGAGCTTGAAATAGAGCCTTCTTACAAATTCTTTGGAGATGCTTTAGCGCTTGTTAATTGGCGGCAGCTTAGGTTGACAAAAGAAGAAATAGAAAAGAAGCATCAGGCTATGTTGGCGTATGATAGCCAGGTTCGCGTTAGTGCCTTTTATCTTATGGCCTTTGTGCGCCAGAATGAACTATTCGGAGATTTTCCTAGTATCGTTTTAAAAAGGCAATATCCTATTGACAAGCCGGAACATGATGTGGTTTTTACTTCGGATACGCAATGGTTCGGTTACGCAGTTGTTAATGATTATCTTTGGATTAGGTTTAAGAAGCCCAAAGAACTTAAGCATAGGCTTAATGTCACTTTTTCTATTTTTGGCTATAGATATGATGTGCCTTTTGCCAAGATGCCGAATACCCTTGTGCGGATTAAATATAATAAGTTTAGTGTTTATAATGCGACAGAAGATAGCAAGGTTTGTGTCGCTGGAGCATCTTTAGATTTTAATCCGGAGTCGGTAATTTTTAAGATTCCACTTAGTGTATTGGGGAATCCAGAAGGATTTTTATTCGGTTTCGAGACTTCAGAACATTATTTGCCTGTAGGCAGTACTTCTTTCCGGGTGATTTCTATTGAATAGACAAGGAAAAAATGATTGCAGCCTGGCGAGATAGGAGGATGGATTAAAAAATGGTTAACTTAACCCAGAAAGAGAAAGATTTACAAGTAAGAGTGATTCGTGTTTCAATGTTTTTTTCAATAGCTATCTTCTTAATTGCTTTAATTGCGGGGATAATCTCGGATTCAATTACGCTTCTTTTGGATGCTTCCGCGGGATTTATTACAGTATTTATGGCTTTTGTTGTGCATTCCAATATAAAGAAACTTGATAGGCCACCGGACAGTTTTTTTAATTTCGGTTACGATAAATTTGAGCCTTTTACCGTGGTAATGCAAGGCGGGATGATAATGTTTTCTTGTGTTGTTGCTCTGTATTTTGCTATTCAGGATATCGTCCATGCTGAAGATGTGGCGCGTTATGATATCCCGATGATTGCTTCTATGGTTTCTGGTGTTATCGCTTTGATTATTGCATTCTTTATCCGTAATGTATCTGTAAGAACGCGTTCGCACATGCTCAAGGCTTCTGCTCTGCACTGGTTTGTGGATAGCTTCTTTTCTTTTGCTATGGTTTCTGGTTTTGCTTTCGGTTACTATATGCAACAGAAGGGTTATCATCGTATTACTCCTTATGTTGACCCTGCGATGACGATAATTCTCGCAACTATCCTTATTTGGACCCCGATAAAACTCATTAAAACAAATTTACGCCAATTACTTGATGCTGCTCCGTCAGATAAAATACGTGCGGAGGTAGAAAAAATAGTTGATAGGCACAAGGCGAGGGCTTTTGGAATTCACAGTATTAGAATGAGGGAAGTAAATGAAAAGGTATTTTTATATATTTGTTTTCAGATGCATGGCCATATTACTATGCTTCAGGCACAGGAATTTGTTAAGGCTTTTGAAGCCGATGTAGCCGAGCATTTTCCTAAGTACGATGTTATTGTATATTTTTATCCGGTAATAGCACGGTAAAAGACAGTAGTTAATTAATTAAATCCGTGAGTTTATAAATTACTTGTAATAATAGTAACGAATATTAAAATAACTAAGAGGAATTCACATGAAATCATTTACAGAATATTTGTGGTTTAATACGAAA contains:
- a CDS encoding PIG-L family deacetylase, whose protein sequence is MQVRFKRYLFLFVGFLVIFIILSSRVSAETKEIPLLEPFTKEDRVLVLAPHPDDEDIGCGGVIQRALKSGSQVKVVYLTCGDNNIFSIIFYNKFLFPLKLLFLKKKDFIDLGHQRVHEAIEAMKVLGLNEKDLIFLGYPDHGTDQMFVYNWKHEKPYRSSFSGHANVPYEESIGYKKEYTADNVIEDVKRVVSNYKPTKIFVSSSSDVNGDHWAYYLYLMASLADLNKQVPAPKIYPYLVHAPGWPLPRHYHPELEIEPSYKFFGDALALVNWRQLRLTKEEIEKKHQAMLAYDSQVRVSAFYLMAFVRQNELFGDFPSIVLKRQYPIDKPEHDVVFTSDTQWFGYAVVNDYLWIRFKKPKELKHRLNVTFSIFGYRYDVPFAKMPNTLVRIKYNKFSVYNATEDSKVCVAGASLDFNPESVIFKIPLSVLGNPEGFLFGFETSEHYLPVGSTSFRVISIE
- a CDS encoding cation diffusion facilitator family transporter, encoding MVNLTQKEKDLQVRVIRVSMFFSIAIFLIALIAGIISDSITLLLDASAGFITVFMAFVVHSNIKKLDRPPDSFFNFGYDKFEPFTVVMQGGMIMFSCVVALYFAIQDIVHAEDVARYDIPMIASMVSGVIALIIAFFIRNVSVRTRSHMLKASALHWFVDSFFSFAMVSGFAFGYYMQQKGYHRITPYVDPAMTIILATILIWTPIKLIKTNLRQLLDAAPSDKIRAEVEKIVDRHKARAFGIHSIRMREVNEKVFLYICFQMHGHITMLQAQEFVKAFEADVAEHFPKYDVIVYFYPVIAR